One region of Clavibacter michiganensis subsp. tessellarius genomic DNA includes:
- a CDS encoding 1,4-dihydroxy-2-naphthoate polyprenyltransferase, with the protein MAQKKKRTRPAPSNPARTRPGSPATARSGNPAKAPKATARDWISGARIRTLPLAVAPVAIGAGAARALGPDEGVDLGLALLCLAVAVLLQIGVNYANDYSDGVRGTDDVRVGPARLTGSGAAKPRTVLTVALAFFGLAAVAGLAIVLITGHWWLLAVGAVAIVAAYFYTGGKRPYGYAGLGDVVVFVFFGLVATAGTQFILIGMITGEGWLGGVAAGGFACAVLMVNNIRDIEQDGKVGKRTLAVRLGPRGSRIVYCIEIAIAYSVVVFFSLFYPKALLVLFTLVLALPAAIIACTGRTPKELILSLQLTSMAALTFGLGLGAAFAF; encoded by the coding sequence GTGGCACAGAAGAAGAAGCGCACCCGCCCGGCACCCTCGAACCCCGCCCGGACCCGTCCGGGATCGCCCGCGACGGCGCGCTCGGGGAACCCGGCGAAGGCCCCGAAGGCCACCGCGCGCGACTGGATCTCCGGCGCCCGCATCCGCACCCTCCCGCTCGCCGTCGCCCCGGTCGCGATCGGCGCGGGAGCGGCCCGCGCGCTCGGCCCCGACGAGGGCGTCGACCTCGGCCTCGCGCTCCTCTGCCTCGCCGTCGCGGTGCTGCTGCAGATCGGCGTCAACTACGCCAACGACTACTCCGACGGCGTCCGCGGCACCGACGACGTGCGCGTCGGCCCCGCCCGCCTCACCGGATCCGGCGCCGCGAAGCCCCGCACCGTGCTCACCGTGGCGCTCGCGTTCTTCGGCCTCGCCGCGGTCGCCGGCCTCGCGATCGTGCTGATCACCGGCCACTGGTGGCTGCTCGCGGTCGGCGCCGTCGCCATCGTCGCGGCGTACTTCTACACGGGAGGCAAGCGGCCCTACGGCTACGCGGGCCTCGGCGACGTCGTCGTCTTCGTGTTCTTCGGGCTGGTCGCGACGGCCGGCACGCAGTTCATCCTCATCGGCATGATCACGGGCGAGGGCTGGCTGGGCGGCGTCGCGGCCGGCGGCTTCGCGTGCGCCGTGCTCATGGTCAACAACATCCGCGACATCGAGCAGGACGGCAAGGTCGGCAAGCGCACGCTCGCGGTGCGGCTCGGCCCGCGCGGCTCGCGCATCGTCTACTGCATCGAGATCGCGATCGCCTACTCGGTCGTGGTCTTCTTCTCCCTCTTCTACCCGAAGGCGCTGCTGGTGCTGTTCACGCTCGTGCTGGCGCTGCCGGCCGCGATCATCGCGTGCACCGGCCGCACCCCGAAGGAGCTGATCCTCTCGCTGCAGCTCACGAGCATGGCCGCCCTCACGTTCGGCCTGGGGCTCGGCGCGGCGTTCGCGTTCTGA
- a CDS encoding histidine phosphatase family protein yields the protein MTGMNPATAKRLARDDVAPVYAEVDAAIARAEIPGTPEWQEKVRGRIVMVRHGQTEWSVNGRHTGTTDIPLTETGEEQARAVGAVLGGTEFGLVLASPRSRAQRTAELIGYGDQAEVDDRLVEFDYGAYEGRTTADIQSERGHWDLWTDGVPAGDTPGETSGQVRARVLKVLERVLPVLESGQDVLLVAHAHVIRALAVAWVGLPAEAGGILTLSTSTLSELGFEHGRHAIMRWNCPADGWAPSPVGGSR from the coding sequence ATGACCGGCATGAACCCCGCCACCGCCAAGCGCCTCGCCCGCGACGACGTCGCGCCCGTGTACGCGGAGGTGGACGCCGCCATCGCGCGCGCCGAGATCCCCGGCACCCCGGAGTGGCAGGAGAAGGTCCGCGGACGCATCGTCATGGTGCGCCACGGGCAGACCGAGTGGAGCGTCAACGGGCGCCACACCGGAACGACCGACATCCCGCTCACCGAGACCGGCGAGGAGCAGGCGCGCGCGGTCGGCGCCGTGCTCGGGGGCACGGAGTTCGGCCTCGTGCTCGCGAGCCCCCGCTCCCGCGCGCAGCGCACCGCGGAGCTCATCGGCTATGGCGACCAGGCCGAGGTCGACGACCGGCTCGTCGAGTTCGACTACGGCGCGTACGAGGGCCGCACCACGGCCGACATCCAGTCCGAGCGCGGCCACTGGGACCTCTGGACCGACGGCGTGCCCGCGGGCGACACCCCGGGCGAGACGTCGGGCCAGGTCCGCGCGCGCGTGCTCAAGGTGCTCGAGCGCGTGCTGCCCGTGCTCGAGTCCGGCCAGGACGTGCTCCTCGTCGCGCACGCCCACGTGATCCGCGCGCTCGCCGTCGCGTGGGTCGGCCTGCCCGCGGAGGCCGGCGGGATCCTCACGCTCTCGACCTCCACGCTCAGCGAGCTCGGCTTCGAGCACGGCCGCCACGCGATCATGCGCTGGAACTGCCCGGCGGACGGCTGGGCGCCGTCGCCGGTGGGCGGCAGCCGCTAG
- a CDS encoding serine hydrolase: MTDPTHVPGDDAPGPRHAGGGPARHRGDEPAAAFRSAFRALGGLALDGMRVAARATDLDTGEVVLAVDDHVALPAAGLGRVLLLIELSARMTSGDLSPLHLVDRRPEDEGGSAGLWRHLVVPSLPATDLGSLVGATGDAAATNALLRIVGLGAVRARAESLGLRRTALLDLARGSRGPDDAPQLSVGSARELASLFSSLVHGEVVDEETSTRVVGWLALNTDRSLVAASFGLDPLVERGGEHGIVVVDCTGVDAGVRAEAGVLRGPRGAVAYAVMVHFDDADLPARLAVRDALGIVGLDLLEHVH; the protein is encoded by the coding sequence ATGACGGATCCGACGCACGTGCCGGGCGACGACGCCCCGGGCCCCCGCCACGCCGGCGGGGGCCCGGCCCGGCATCGCGGCGACGAGCCGGCGGCCGCGTTCCGCAGCGCCTTCCGCGCGCTCGGCGGCCTCGCCCTCGACGGGATGCGCGTCGCCGCCCGCGCGACCGACCTCGACACGGGCGAGGTCGTGCTCGCGGTCGACGACCACGTCGCGCTGCCCGCCGCCGGCCTCGGGCGCGTGCTCCTCCTCATCGAGCTGTCGGCGCGCATGACCTCGGGCGACCTCTCGCCGCTGCACCTCGTCGACCGCCGGCCCGAGGACGAGGGCGGCAGCGCGGGCCTCTGGCGGCACCTCGTCGTCCCGTCGCTGCCCGCGACCGACCTCGGATCCCTCGTCGGCGCCACCGGCGACGCCGCGGCCACCAACGCCCTGCTCCGGATCGTGGGCCTCGGCGCCGTGCGCGCCCGGGCGGAGTCGCTCGGCCTCCGCCGCACGGCCCTGCTCGACCTGGCGCGCGGATCCCGGGGGCCGGACGACGCCCCGCAGCTGTCCGTCGGATCCGCCCGCGAGCTCGCCTCGCTCTTCTCCTCCCTCGTGCACGGCGAGGTCGTGGACGAGGAGACGAGCACGCGAGTGGTCGGCTGGCTCGCGCTCAACACCGACCGCTCGCTCGTGGCGGCGTCCTTCGGGCTCGACCCGCTGGTCGAGCGCGGCGGCGAGCACGGCATCGTGGTGGTCGACTGCACCGGGGTGGACGCGGGCGTGCGCGCCGAGGCGGGCGTGCTCCGCGGGCCGCGCGGCGCGGTCGCGTACGCCGTCATGGTGCACTTCGACGACGCCGACCTCCCGGCCCGGCTCGCGGTGCGCGACGCCCTCGGGATCGTCGGGCTCGACCTCCTGGAGCACGTGCACTGA